A stretch of Pogona vitticeps strain Pit_001003342236 chromosome 5, PviZW2.1, whole genome shotgun sequence DNA encodes these proteins:
- the MTERF2 gene encoding transcription termination factor 2, mitochondrial — protein MTHTAPKLFVTTLTRSRPCFILFSLLTLQKQRKNGNFLQHLKYATGVTQGEENKAAVEDLAKLCVDVNKIRRVKPWLLFRKMMYVKETAKILQEIGADETSVAHIFECYPEAILCCPRDISCQRDLWLSVCKNEKQLVELIKRFPDAFFTVEHYENQKANVRFFKDLGLKNIVISRLLISASNIFHNPVAKNKDMIETLHSSYLRLGGSQENMKKWLLKLLCQNPFILLNTTSSVKENLDFLQKNKFTDSEVLSLMSKLKGFIIQLNPSTMQNSLFFSKNIFKCTDQELKELIIKCPALLYYSVPVLEKRIEELLKVGISIDQIKDTPAVLELSAEIVQYRIKKLDSIGFHLKSGTLEYLSGTKKEFEATYGKVQEKKERPLFNPVAPLNVED, from the coding sequence ATGACTCACACTGCTCCAAAGCTATTTGTGACTACTTTGACTAGATCACGGCCTTGCTTCATACTATTCAGCCTTTTGACGttacagaaacaaagaaagaatggcAACTTTTTACAGCATCTCAAATATGCAACAGGTGTCACACAAGGAGAAGAGAACAAAGCCGCCGTGGAAGACCTGGCCAAGTTGTGTGTGGATGTCAACAAGATCCGTAGGGTGAAGCCATGGTTGCTTTTTAGAAAGATGATGTATGTCAAAGAAACAGCTAAAATTCTGCAAGAAATAGGAGCTGATGAGACTTCTGTGGCACATATTTTTGAATGCTATCCTGAGGCCATCCTGTGTTGTCCTAGAGATATCAGTTGTCAAAGAGACCTGTGGTTATCTGTctgcaaaaatgaaaagcaattaGTTGAATTAATAAAAAGATTTCCTGATGCTTTTTTTACAGTTGAACACTATGAAAACCAGAAAGCCAATGTTAGATTCTTTAAAGATCTGGGACTAAAGAATATAGTTATCAGCAGGCTCCTAATAAGTGCATCAAACATTTTTCACAATCCTGTGGCGAAGAATAAGGATATGATAGAAACCTTGCACAGTAGCTACCTAAGACTAGGTGGTTCACAGGAGAATATGAAAAAATGGCTACTAAAATTACTCTGTCaaaatccatttattttgttaaataccACTTCCAGTGTCAAAGAGAACTTGGACTTTCTCCAGAAGAACAAATTTACTGATTCAGAGGTTTTAAGTCTGATGTCCAAACTCAAGGGGTTTATCATACAGCTTAACCCAAGCACTATGCAGAACAGCCTGTTTTTCTCAAAGAACATCTTCAAGTGTACTGATCAAGAGTTAAAAGAGCTAATAATAAAATGTCCTGCCCTTCTCTACTACTCAGTTCCAGTTCTGGAAAAAAGAATTGAGGAATTATTGAAGGTGGGGATTTCTATAGACCAAATTAAAGATACACCCGCAGTATTAGAACTATCAGCAGAAATAGTGCAATACAGGATAAAAAAATTAGATTCAATAGGATTCCATTTAAAGAGTGGAACTCTAGAATATCTGAGTGGGACAAAAAAGGAATTTGAAGCCACTTATGGAAAGgtacaagaaaaaaaggagagaccaTTGTTTAACCCAGTTGCTCCTTTAAATGTTGAAGATTAA